The Strigops habroptila isolate Jane chromosome 13 unlocalized genomic scaffold, bStrHab1.2.pri S16, whole genome shotgun sequence genome window below encodes:
- the LOC115603112 gene encoding coiled-coil domain-containing protein 183-like, with amino-acid sequence MAAMRTVGLESQGRSTSTMWGQKTNLSECIHELRASMALQGQARKFYTTSQEEKLQQNQELLPHLREAVREDVHILGLVWKHELTISEACGVEQPLGITLASKTLEVAQEKLRAEIYDQMNTCNMLLYQVRQRSRAQEQLQRRLQQLQMDAQMDAKQHQAPGSVHGVTPCPQPSLPQVVRTLENNIEKMQTKVHTGQKVAALYLVVRDALRKELAHLPLHLDLLSEVAELRHGEVEDMELMALDGLRAAHVTKEHMVRMETQFLAERELRHHTLAAQKVPVDRRWLKEASERLLKAQARHDLAGDFLSLPAQDPLVAAKLEATKSRLEHEDWVMEKMEKAKAAVQCSCLWDIHSRLLAQQKSLVELEQYLTECKEKKQELKKTLKELEMKLDELKFHQPPNTTRCRELAEELGTRLQWEEARLEQRRAQLLRSQEVLLEFENGLDNLFIRLHGITVPGQEDSVKAMGVDEKLQQCEQKLQYLVQRVADLPPHSHTMNTASLSQAFVKIRQLLEKTIANDLQNQKVSLEDVGMRVQDDFDFTDKHCVLVLTREDIKKQGLQLMESKKKSKKK; translated from the exons ATGGCTGCTATGCGCACTGTGGGGCTGGAGAGCCAAGGCAGGAGCACCAGCACCATGTGGGGCCAGAAGACAAACCTCAGCGAGTGCATCCATGAGCTGCGTGCCAGCATGGCCTTGCAAG GGCAAGCAAGGAAGTTTTACACCACgtcacaggaagaaaagctccAACAGAACCAAGAGCTGCTGCCGCATCTGCGAGAGGCGGTGCGGGAGGATGTCCATATTCTAGGCCTTGTCTGGAAG CACGAGCTCACCATCTCTGAGGCTTGTGGAGTGGAGCAGCCCTTGGGCATCACTTTGGCCAGTAAGACGTTGGAG GTGGCCCAGGAGAAGCTCCGGGCTGAAATCTATGACCAGATGAACACGTGCAACATGCTGCTGTACCAGGTGAGGCAGCGGAGCCGGGcccaggagcagctgcagaggcggctgcagcagctgcagatggATGCCCAGATGGATGCCAAGCAGCACCAG GCACCGGGCTCAGTACATGGGGTCACCCCTTGTCCCCAACCATCTCTGCCCCAGGTGGTTCGCACGCTGGAGAACAACATTGAGAAGATGCAAACAAAAGTCCACACTGGACAGAAGGTGGCTGCCCTGTACCTGGTGGTGCGGGATGCCCTAAGGAAG GAGCTGGCCCATCTGCCTCTGCACCTGGACCTCCTGAGtgaggtggctgagctgcggcATGGGGAGGTGGAAGACATGGAGCTCATGGCCTTGGATGGTCTCAGAGCTGCTCATGTAACCAAG GAGCACATGGTCAGGATGGAAACCCAGTTCCTTGCAGAGAGAGAGCTCAGGCACCACACCCTGGCTGCTCAGAAAGTGCCCGTAGACAGACGCTGGCTCAAGGAAGCGAGTGAAAGGCTTCTGAAAGCG CAAGCCAGGCATGACCTCGCTGGGGACTTCCTGAGCCTGCCCGCGCAGGACCCGCTGGTGG ctgcCAAACTGGAGGCCACCAAGTCCCGGCTGGAGCATGAAGACTGGGTGatggagaagatggagaaggCCAAGGCTGCGGTGCAGTGCTCCTGCCTCTGG GACATCcacagcaggctcctggcacAGCAGAAGTCGCTGGTGGAACTTGAACAGTACCTCACAGAGTGCAAGGAGAagaagcaggagctgaagaagacactgaaggagctggagatgaAGCTGGATGAGCTGAAGTTTCACCAGCCCCCCAACACAACCAGGTG cagggagctggcagaggagctggggacGAGGCTGCAGTGGGAAGAGGCTCGGCTGGAACAGAGGCGAGCCCAGCTGCTGAGGAGccaggaggtgctgctggagTTTGAAAACGGCCTTGACAACCTCTTCATCCGTCTGCATGGCATCACCGTGCCTGGCCAG GAGGATTCTGTCAAGGCCATGGGAGTGGATGAGAAGCTCCAGCAGTGTGAGCAGAAGCTGCAGTACCTGGTGCAGCGGGTGGCTGACCTGCCCCCCCACAGCCACA CTATGAACACAGCATCTCTTTCACAGGCTTTTGTGAAGATCAGACAGCTGCTGGAGAAAACCATCGCGAATGATCTGCAGAACCAGAAGGTTTCCTTGGAGGACGTGGGCATGAGGGTCCAAG ATGATTTTGATTTTACTGACAAACACTGTGTCCTTGTCCTCACCCGAGAAGACATCAAGaagcaggggctgcagctgatggaaagcaagaagaaaagcaagaagaagtAG